A genome region from Bradyrhizobium commune includes the following:
- the rfaE1 gene encoding D-glycero-beta-D-manno-heptose-7-phosphate kinase, giving the protein MATPILDFDALAQAISGRTVLCIGDIMLDEFVYGEVSRISPEAPAPVIAARHSEIHIGGAGNVARNVASLGARCIFVGLVGEDDAGARLKAALDEQAAIESVLVSDSSRPTTRKVRFVSEHFSTHMLRADWEQAAPASDEVETKLIEAIVAQIARADIVLLSDYAKGVLTARVIRHTIDAARKLGKPVIVDPKSLNWAIYRGATLLTPNRKEFSEATRSRADTVQSIVDASEDVMRLADCDAILVTQGEHGMTLVPRNGEAVHVPAFPVKVRDVSGAGDTVAAALAVSLAAGADWDTALRMASAAAAVAVGKQGTASVSAAELRRRILPHAYLAAEEKIVLEPAALDAQLAEWKREGLRVGFTNGCFDILHPGHVKVLTAARAACDRLIVGLNSDASVRRLKGADRPVQDERARAEVLAALEAVDLVVIFEEDTPIELITRIRPSALVKGGDYTREQVVGHEVVEAAGGTVVLVDILKGFSTTALVHRARGGGK; this is encoded by the coding sequence ATGGCGACGCCCATTCTCGATTTCGATGCCCTCGCCCAAGCCATCTCGGGCCGCACGGTGCTGTGCATCGGCGACATCATGCTCGACGAGTTCGTCTACGGCGAGGTGTCGCGGATTTCGCCGGAAGCGCCGGCGCCTGTGATCGCCGCCCGGCACAGCGAGATCCATATCGGCGGCGCCGGCAACGTCGCACGCAATGTCGCCTCGCTCGGCGCGCGCTGCATCTTCGTCGGCCTCGTCGGCGAGGATGATGCGGGAGCGCGGCTCAAGGCCGCGCTCGATGAGCAGGCTGCAATCGAAAGCGTGCTGGTGTCCGATTCCTCGCGGCCGACCACGCGAAAGGTGCGTTTCGTCTCCGAGCATTTCTCCACGCACATGCTGCGCGCGGATTGGGAGCAGGCCGCGCCCGCCTCCGACGAAGTCGAGACCAAGCTGATCGAGGCGATCGTGGCGCAGATCGCGCGCGCCGATATCGTGCTGCTCTCCGACTACGCCAAGGGCGTGCTGACCGCCCGCGTGATCCGCCACACCATCGATGCCGCGCGAAAACTCGGCAAGCCCGTGATCGTCGATCCCAAGAGCCTGAACTGGGCGATCTATCGCGGCGCCACGCTGCTCACGCCTAATCGCAAGGAGTTTTCGGAAGCAACGCGCAGCCGTGCCGACACGGTGCAGAGCATCGTCGATGCCAGCGAGGACGTGATGCGGCTCGCCGATTGCGATGCGATTCTTGTGACGCAGGGCGAGCACGGTATGACGCTGGTGCCGCGCAACGGCGAGGCCGTTCACGTCCCGGCTTTCCCTGTGAAGGTGCGCGACGTCTCCGGCGCCGGTGACACCGTCGCTGCCGCGCTCGCGGTCTCGCTCGCGGCCGGCGCGGATTGGGACACGGCGCTGCGCATGGCGAGTGCTGCGGCCGCCGTCGCCGTCGGCAAGCAGGGCACGGCGAGCGTGAGCGCGGCCGAGCTGCGGCGCAGGATATTGCCGCATGCCTATCTGGCGGCCGAGGAGAAGATCGTGCTGGAGCCTGCCGCGCTCGATGCGCAGCTCGCCGAATGGAAGCGCGAGGGCTTGCGGGTCGGCTTCACCAATGGCTGTTTCGACATCCTGCATCCCGGCCACGTCAAGGTGCTCACGGCGGCGCGCGCCGCCTGCGATCGCCTGATCGTCGGCCTCAACAGCGACGCCTCGGTGCGGCGGCTGAAGGGGGCGGATCGTCCGGTGCAGGACGAGCGGGCGCGTGCGGAAGTGCTGGCGGCGCTCGAAGCCGTCGATCTCGTCGTGATCTTCGAGGAGGACACGCCGATCGAGCTGATCACCCGGATCAGGCCGAGCGCGCTGGTGAAGGGCGGCGACTACACCCGCGAGCAGGTGGTTGGCCATGAGGTCGTCGAGGCCGCCGGCGGCACCGTCGTGCTCGTCGACATCCTCAAAGGTTTCAGCACGACTGCGCTGGTCCACCGCGCGCGGGGAGGGGGCAAGTGA
- the rfaD gene encoding ADP-glyceromanno-heptose 6-epimerase, whose product MLLVTGGAGFIGSNVVAALNEAGRSDVAVCDVLGSEGKWRNLAKRQLVDIVPPAELLDWLDGRELDAVIHLGAISETTATDGDLVIETNFRLSMRLLDWCTANAVPLIYASSAATYGDGETGFDDDASLPALKKLRPMNLYGWSKHLFDLAVVDRIARGETLPPQWAGLKFFNVFGPNEYHKGSMMSVLARRFDDVKAGRVVQLFKSHRDGIADGDQRRDFIYVDDVVRVIMWLLATPSVSGLFNVGTGKARSFRDLILAAYAALGTKSNIAYIDMPESIRNSYQYFTQSKVDRLHRAGYNGGFTTLEDAVKAYVGDYLDKPDRFR is encoded by the coding sequence ATGTTGCTGGTGACCGGCGGGGCCGGTTTTATCGGGTCGAATGTCGTGGCTGCGCTGAACGAGGCGGGCCGCAGCGACGTCGCGGTCTGCGATGTCCTCGGCTCCGAGGGCAAGTGGCGCAACCTCGCCAAGCGGCAGCTTGTGGATATCGTCCCTCCGGCCGAGCTGCTCGACTGGCTGGACGGGCGCGAGCTCGACGCCGTGATCCATCTCGGGGCGATCTCGGAGACCACCGCGACCGACGGCGATCTCGTGATCGAGACCAATTTCCGCCTGTCGATGCGCCTGCTCGACTGGTGCACGGCGAACGCGGTGCCGTTGATCTACGCCTCGTCGGCGGCGACCTATGGCGACGGCGAGACCGGGTTTGACGACGACGCCTCTCTGCCGGCACTGAAGAAACTGCGGCCGATGAATCTCTACGGCTGGAGCAAGCATCTGTTCGATCTCGCCGTCGTCGATCGTATCGCGCGCGGCGAGACGCTGCCGCCGCAATGGGCCGGCCTGAAATTCTTCAACGTGTTCGGTCCGAACGAGTACCACAAGGGTTCGATGATGAGCGTGCTGGCGCGCCGCTTCGATGACGTGAAGGCGGGCCGCGTCGTACAGCTGTTCAAGTCGCATCGCGACGGCATCGCCGACGGCGACCAGCGGCGCGACTTCATCTATGTCGACGACGTCGTGCGCGTGATCATGTGGTTGCTCGCAACGCCGTCGGTCTCCGGCCTCTTCAATGTCGGCACCGGCAAGGCGCGCAGCTTCAGGGATCTGATCCTCGCCGCTTATGCAGCGCTCGGCACCAAATCCAACATCGCCTACATCGACATGCCCGAGAGCATCCGCAACAGCTACCAATATTTCACCCAGAGCAAGGTCGATCGTCTCCACCGCGCCGGCTATAATGGCGGCTTCACGACGCTCGAGGATGCGGTGAAGGCCTATGTCGGGGACTATCTCGACAAGCCCGATCGCTTCCGCTGA